The DNA segment TGCGAGGAGGCGGCGAAGGCAAGCGGCTCCTGCAAGAGCTCGAGCGGCGCGCGACCGTGTTCGGCACCGAACAGCTCGTGCTCGACACGAACGCGAGCCTCGAAGCCGCGGGCAAGCTCTACCGGTCGAACGGGTACGTGTCGATCGAGCCGTACAACGACAACCCGAACGCGACGAACTGGTACGGCAAGGCCGTCGGGTAGTCGCGCTCGGGAAGCTCAGAACCCGAGCGGGTCGGGCAGGCCCGTGCGGAGTTCGGGCGGCAGGTGGGCGAGGTCGTTGTGCACGACGAGGCTCCATGGGCGGCCGGGCTTCTGGGTGAGGACGGTGAGGCCGCAGTTGGCCTGGTTGATCGACACCCAGCGCCAGTCGGGGGCGCCGAGCACTTCGCGCACGAACCATCCGATGACGAAGTTGTGGGTGATGAGGAGTTCGTGCCGGTCTTCGCGGCTCGAGCCGCGGAGGAACTCCGCCGTCGCGTCGGCCATCTGCGCGCTGCCGGCTTCGATCTCGGCCTCGGTGACCGACCCGAAGAACGGGTCGTAGGCCGACGGGGTCTCGGGCGCGGGGCCCGACGGGATGCAGTCGAAGAGGAGGGCCGAGGGCTCGGGCGTGAGCGCGGGCATCTTCTCGGCGATGATCTGCGCGGTCTCGGTCGCGCGCTGGAGCGGCGAATGCCAGGCGGCGTCGAACGGGATGCCGCCGAGCCGCTCGGCGATCGCGGCGGCCTGTCTGCGGCCTCGGGGTGAGAGGGGTCCGTCGTCGAGGCCGTGCTCGGCGTCGAGCTGCTCGCCATGACGGACGAGGTAGAGATGATGTGCCACGTGGTTCGTTCCCTGCGGTTGCCGGTTCGGGCGGCGTCAGGCGGCGCCCGTCGTTGTCGTCGCGGTCGTCTCGACCGCAGTGGGAACGGTCGAGGGGTCGACCGTTCCGTGGAAGGCCGCTTCGTCGATCGCGCCCACGGCGGACAACGAGAACGGCCGTGCGACGAGGTCGGCTGCGAGCGTCTGAACGTCGTCGACGGTGACGAGCGAGATGCGGCGCAACGCCTCATCGAGGTCTTGGAATTCGCCGAGGGTGAGTTCGGCGCGCCCGAGTCGCGACATGCGCGTGTCGCTGTCTTCGAGGGCGAGGGCGGATGCTCCGCCGAGCTGGCCGACCGCACGTTCGAGTTCGATCGGGGTGACCCCGTGCTCGGCGACGCGTTCGAGTTCTGCGCGCATGAGGGCGGCGACGGTGCCGGCCTTCGCGGGCGCGCAGCCCGCGTACATGCCGAACAGGCCGGCGTCGGAGTAGCCGGGTGCGAAGGAGTAGACCGAGTACGCGAGGCCGCGGCGCTCGCGGATCTCTTGGAAGAGGCGCGACGACATGCCCGACCCGAAGATCGCGTTGAGCACGCTCTGCACGGGGCGTCGTTCGTCGGTCGCGACGAGGCCGGGGACGCCGAGGAGGAGATTCACCTGTTCGAGCGGCCGCTCGACGATCGTGAGGGCGCGGGTGCCCGCAAGCGGCGCGTCGGCGGTCGAGCGGCGCGCTTCGGGCGAGGCCGAGAGGTCGAGCTGCCAGCCCGCGGCGCGGAGCGCGCGTTCGAGTCCGTCGACGAGCACGTCGTGGTCGACGGCGCCGGCCGCCGTCACGACGAGGTCTTGCGGGCGGTAGGTGGCCCGGTAGTGCTCCCACACGGCCTCACGCGTCGCGGCGCGGATGGTGTCGGGGCTGCCGCCGATCGGGCGGCCGAGGGGGTGGTCGCCGAGCACCGCCTCGAAGAAACGCTCGTTCGCGACATCCGCCGGATCGTCGCCCGCCATCGAGAGCTCCTCGAGGATGACCCCGCGCTCGTTCTCGAACTCGACGGGGTCGAGGAGCGACGAGGTGAACATGTCGGCCAGCACCTCGACCGCCATGGGCAGGTCTTTGTCTTGCACCTTGGCGTAGTAGCAGGTGTACTCCTTCGCCGTGAGGGCGTTGTGCTCGCCGCCGACGGCGTCGAAGGAGACGGCGATGTCGAGGGCCGAGCGTTGCTTCGTGCCCTTGAAGAGGAGGTGCTCGAGGAAGTGGGTCGAGCCGTAGGTCGCGGGATGTCCCGCGCCGGCCGGGTGCTCGTCACGCGAGCCGACGGCGACCCAAAACCCGATCGTTGCGCTGCGACTGCCCGGCACGCGCTCGGTGAGCACGCGAACCCCGGACGGCAGGAGGCTGCGTCGGACGAGTGCGTCGCCTGCGGCCTCGAAGGAAAGCTCGGTGGAATCGAGCGGAAGGTCGACGGCGGCGTTCATCCCGTCCACCCTACGTCACCCGTGCGACACGCGGCTGGGGGATCCTTAAGTCGTGCCCGATGCCCCGCAGTCGCAGGCCTACGCCGACGCGCGGTCGAGTTCGACGAGCTCCGATCGGTGCAGTTCGATCGCCGCCGCCGCGAGGAGCGATTCGACCTGCTCGGCCACGCTCACCCCCACGACGGGCGCGACGACCGTCGGCCGCGCGAGGAGCCACGCGATCGCGACGGCGGCGGGTTGCACGTCGTGTGCGAACGCGACCTCGTCGATCGCCGCGAGCACCCGGTGGCCCCGACGGCCGAGGTGCTTCGCGAGCCGCGCGCCGCGCGCGTCGTGCCGGACCTCGCTGCGCCTGCGCACCTGCCCGCCGAGGAAACCGTTCGCGAGCGCGAAGTACGGCAGCACGGCGAGCCCCTGCGCGTGCGCGACGAGTTCGGGCGCGCCCTCGAACGGCGTGCGCTCCATGAGGCTGTACTTCGTCGTGAGCGCCTGAATGCGCGGCAGCCCGTTCGCTGCGAGCACCCGCGCCTCGATGAGCCGGTCGGGGCTGAAGTCGGATGCCCCGAGGGCACCGACCTTCCCCGCCTGCATGAGGGCGCCGACGGCCCCGAGGCTCTCTGCGAGCGGCACCGACGGGTCTTCGCCGTGCAGGTAGAGCAGATCGATCCGGTCGGTGCCGAGCCGTTCGAGCGAGTCGTCGACGGCGGCGCGTATGGTCTCGGGCGCGAGTCCGAACCGGTCGGGGTGCCGCCCGACCTTCGTTGCGATCGTCATGCGATCGCGCGTGCGGCGCGAGCGCATCCAGCTCCCGATGATCATCTCGCTGCGGCCCGACGAGTAGCTGTCGGCGGTGTCGATGATCGTGCCGCCGAGCGATGCGAACCGGTCGAGCACGGCGTCGGCCGCGGCGGGCCCCAGCGTCCAGCCGAACACGCTCGCGCCGAGCGCGAGCGGGATGGCCTCGATGCCGGTCTCGCCGATGGTCGCGTGCCGCGGCACCGCGATGGGGCCCGAGAACGCGTTGGTGTCTTCGAGTCGCATGCGCGCGCCCAGAGGCGCTGCCTTCGCTTCGCTGTCGTGGACGAGGCCCCCCGCCTCGTCGATGCCGTTCGCCGTCGCCGCGACCTCATCGTCGCGGGTTCGGGTCACGGTGTGTCGCCCCGTCACTCCGATCCTCCTCCCCAGGATGTTTCGAGGGTACGTGGAGGGGTATGCCGCACATGGAACGGACGCGTGAACCGTTACCGAATCGTTGGCGCCCTGCGGATGATCGCTTGGGCCTGGCGGAGCACCGGTCCGTCGACCATTCGGCCGCGGAAGGCGAAGACGCCGTCGGTTCCGGATGCCTCGGCGAGCACGTCGTGCGCCCAGGCGAGCTCTTCGACGGAAGGCTCGTATGCCGATCGCACGATCTCCACTTGGTCGGGGTGCACGCACGCGGTCGCGGCGAAGCCGAGTGCCGCGGCATCCTCGGCCTCGCCGCGGAGCCCGTCGAGGTCGGCGAGGTCGAGGTGCACGGTGTCGATCGCGGCGGCGCCGTAGGCGGATGCCGCGAGCAGCACATGCGCCCGCGCGTGCACCGCGAGGTCGCGGTAGCGTCCGTCGTCGTGCCGGCTCGACGATCCGCCGGTCGAGGCGACGAGATCTTCGGCGCCCCACATGAGCGCGGAGACGTTCGGCAGGTCGGCGAGGGCTTCGGCGGCGAGGATGCCTCGGGCGGTCTCGCACAGCGGGACGACCTCGAGCGCGTCGAGGCCGACGAGGTCGGCGGTGCCTTCGCACTTCGCAAGCATGACGGTGCGGTAGTCCGTCAGGGAGAGCGCGTCGAGGTCGGCGCGGAGGTGCCCGGATGCCGCGGGGTTCAGCCGCACGATGACGCGCTCGGGATCGAGGGGCGTCGCGACGAGCGCCGCCCGGGCGGCGTCTTTGAGGTCGTCGGCGACGGCGTCTTCGAGGTCGATGATGACGGCGTCGGCCCGCGCGAGCGCCTTCTCGTAGCGGTCGGGCCGGTCGGCGGGGCAGAAGAGCAGCGCGGGGCCGAACCGGAACGCGGGCCGGGTCATCCGCTTCGCTCCCCCGCTTCGCGCGAGCCTGCTTCGCGCGAGCCTGCTTCGCGCGTCCACACGAGCATCGTGCGCGTCGCCGTCGCGACGACCACGCCGTCTTGGTTCTTCGCCGTGTGCGCGAGCTCGACGACGCCCTGGCCCGGCCGCGACGACGACAGCCGCTTCGAGACGAGCTCGGACTCGCCGTAGAGCGTGTCGCCGACGAACACGGGGTGCGGGAACGCGACCGCCCCGAACCCCAGGTTCGCGACGAGCGTGCCGAGCGTCAGCTGCGCGACCGATTGCCCGACGAGCGTCGACAGCGTGAACATCGAGTTCACGAGGATGCGCCCGAACGGCTGGGCGGCCGACCATATGGCATCGAGGTGCAGCGGCTGCGGGTTCATCGTGAGGGTCGTGAAGAGCACGTTGTCGGCCTCGGTGACCGTGCGGCCGGGCCGGTGCAGGTACCGCACGCCCGACTCGAACTCCTCGAACCAGAGCCCCCGCTGCACGACCTCGCGCGGCGCCGGCTCCGAGACATCCGCCATCGTCGCCCCCTACGCCGCGAGCCCGAGCTCGCGCGTGATGATCATGAGCTGCACCTCGGTCGTACCCTCGCCGATCTCGAGGATCTTCGAGTCGCGGTAGTGGCGGGCGACGGGGCTCTCGTTCATGAACCCATAGCCGCCGAAGATCTGCGTCGCGTCGCGCGCGTTGTCCATCGCCGCCTCCCCCGAGACCATCTTCGCGATCGACGCCTCCAATTTGAAGGGCTTGCCGGCATCCATCTTGCGCGCTGCGTCGTGCCATGCGAGCCGCGCCTGGTGCACGCGCGCCTGCATCTTCGCGATCTTGAACGCGATGTGCTGGTTCGCCCCGATGTTGGCCCCGAACACGACCCGCTCGTTCGCATAGCGGATGGCCTCTTCGAGACATCCCTGCGCCGCACCCGTCGCGAGCGCCGCGAACGCGATGCGCCCCTCGTCGAGCGACTGCAGGAAGTTCGCGTAGCCGCGACCGCGCTCGCCGAGCAGGTTCGCTGCGGGCACACGCACCTCGGTAAAGCTCAGCGGGTGCGTGTCGGAGGTGTGCCAGCCGACCTTGTCGTAGTCGGGGCCGATCTCGAATCCCGGCGTGCCGTTGGGCACGATGATCGCCGAGAGCTCCTTCTTGACCGAGCCGTCGGCCCGCTGCTCTTCGCCCGTGACGGCGACGATCGTCACGAGCTTCGTGATGGGAGTGCCCGAGTTCGTGATGAACTGCTTCGAGCCGTTGACCACCCATTCGTCGCCGTCGAGGACGGCATGCGTCTTCGTCGCACCGGCGTCGGAACCGGCGGATGCCTCGGTGAGCCCGAATCCGGCGAGCGCGCGCCCTGCGATGAGGTCGGGCAGGAACTCCTCGCGCTGCGCGGCCGTGCCGTTGCGGTAGATCGGCATGACGCCGAGGCCGACGCCCGCCTCGAGGGTGACGCCGATCGACTGGTCGACACGGCCGAGCGCCTCGACCGCGAGGCACAGCTGGAAGTAGCTCTTGCCCTGCCCGCCGACGTCCTGCGGGAACGGCAGGCCGAAGAGCCCGAGGTCGCCCATCTGCGCGATGATCTCGAGCGGCAGTCGGCGCTTCGTGTCGTACTCGTAGGCGGCGGGCGCGACGACCTGGTCGGCGAAGTCCTTCACGCGGTCGTACAGGGCCTGCTCTTCGTCGTTCAGCTCGTAGTTCATCGGGGAATGCTCCTCGTCTCTCGGGCGGCCTGCGCCGGGTCGGCGGCGGCCGTTCGGTCGGTCCCTTCGTGGGGGTCTTCGGGTGCGGCGGCCCCGGCTTCGATGCGCGCGACGGCCTGGTCACGCGCGACCTGGTCGCCGACGGCGACGGAGACGAAAGCGGCACCTGTCACGGTCGCGGTCATACGGTGCTCCATCTTCATGGCCTCGATCGCGAGGATCGCGTCGCCCGTTTCGACCGGGTCGCCGTCGGCCACGAACACGGCTGTCACGGTGCCCGGCATGGGCGCCCGGAGAACGGGGTCGGCGCTGCCGGTGCCGCCGCCCCCGCGCTCGCGCGCGAGGCGCGCGTCGAGGGCAGTGCGACGGTCGACGGGACGGAAGGCGGCGGTGCGGCCGTTCGTGTGGGCCCAGACCGTGCCGTCGGGTGCGATGGATGTCTCGGAGCGGGCGGATGCTTCAGTGCCGGCGGATGCCTCGTTGCGCGCGCCGATCGGAAGTTCGACGAGCACAGGGCCGGGCGCAACGCCCGCGACCGGTTCGAGCCGCACGCGCGGGGCGCGATGCGCGCCGGGGCGCCAGCCGGTTTCGCGCTGCCACGCGTGCGCGGCGCCCTCGCGGGACCCCGCTTCGCCTTCGGCCCGGCCCGCTGCCGCGGCGAGCGCGCCCGCTGCCGCCGCACGCAATGCGGGCGACGCCGGCCCGAGCGGCTCGTCGGGAAGCGCGTCGATGAGTTCGGTCGTCAGCGCGCCTTCGCGCACCTCGGGAAGGGCGAGGAGACGACGGAGGAAGGCGAGGTTCGTCTCGACGCCGAGCACGACGGTGTCGGCAAGTGCCGCGTCTAGGCGGTCGAGCGCCTCCGCCCGATCGGAACCCCACGCGATCACCTTCGCGAGCATTGGGTCGTAGTGGGCGGTCACGGTCGATCCGGTCGCGATGCCCGCGTCGACGCGCACTCCGTCGCCGGTCGGCGCACGCCACGCGAGCACGTCGCCCGTCGACGGCAGGAACCCGCGCTCGGGACTCTCGGCGTAGACGCGCGCCTCGACCGCGTGGCCGCGGAGCGCGACGTCGGCCTGGCCGAACGCGAGCGGCTCCCCCGCTGCGACCCGCACCTGCTGCTCGACGAGGTCGAGGCCCGTCACGAGCTCGGTCACGGGGTGCTCCACCTGGAGCCGGGTGTTCATCTCG comes from the Agromyces protaetiae genome and includes:
- a CDS encoding aldo/keto reductase — encoded protein: MTRTRDDEVAATANGIDEAGGLVHDSEAKAAPLGARMRLEDTNAFSGPIAVPRHATIGETGIEAIPLALGASVFGWTLGPAAADAVLDRFASLGGTIIDTADSYSSGRSEMIIGSWMRSRRTRDRMTIATKVGRHPDRFGLAPETIRAAVDDSLERLGTDRIDLLYLHGEDPSVPLAESLGAVGALMQAGKVGALGASDFSPDRLIEARVLAANGLPRIQALTTKYSLMERTPFEGAPELVAHAQGLAVLPYFALANGFLGGQVRRRSEVRHDARGARLAKHLGRRGHRVLAAIDEVAFAHDVQPAAVAIAWLLARPTVVAPVVGVSVAEQVESLLAAAAIELHRSELVELDRASA
- a CDS encoding histidine phosphatase family protein, translating into MAHHLYLVRHGEQLDAEHGLDDGPLSPRGRRQAAAIAERLGGIPFDAAWHSPLQRATETAQIIAEKMPALTPEPSALLFDCIPSGPAPETPSAYDPFFGSVTEAEIEAGSAQMADATAEFLRGSSREDRHELLITHNFVIGWFVREVLGAPDWRWVSINQANCGLTVLTQKPGRPWSLVVHNDLAHLPPELRTGLPDPLGF
- a CDS encoding M16 family metallopeptidase, giving the protein MNAAVDLPLDSTELSFEAAGDALVRRSLLPSGVRVLTERVPGSRSATIGFWVAVGSRDEHPAGAGHPATYGSTHFLEHLLFKGTKQRSALDIAVSFDAVGGEHNALTAKEYTCYYAKVQDKDLPMAVEVLADMFTSSLLDPVEFENERGVILEELSMAGDDPADVANERFFEAVLGDHPLGRPIGGSPDTIRAATREAVWEHYRATYRPQDLVVTAAGAVDHDVLVDGLERALRAAGWQLDLSASPEARRSTADAPLAGTRALTIVERPLEQVNLLLGVPGLVATDERRPVQSVLNAIFGSGMSSRLFQEIRERRGLAYSVYSFAPGYSDAGLFGMYAGCAPAKAGTVAALMRAELERVAEHGVTPIELERAVGQLGGASALALEDSDTRMSRLGRAELTLGEFQDLDEALRRISLVTVDDVQTLAADLVARPFSLSAVGAIDEAAFHGTVDPSTVPTAVETTATTTTGAA
- a CDS encoding MaoC family dehydratase, whose amino-acid sequence is MADVSEPAPREVVQRGLWFEEFESGVRYLHRPGRTVTEADNVLFTTLTMNPQPLHLDAIWSAAQPFGRILVNSMFTLSTLVGQSVAQLTLGTLVANLGFGAVAFPHPVFVGDTLYGESELVSKRLSSSRPGQGVVELAHTAKNQDGVVVATATRTMLVWTREAGSREAGSREAGERSG
- a CDS encoding HpcH/HpaI aldolase/citrate lyase family protein; the encoded protein is MTRPAFRFGPALLFCPADRPDRYEKALARADAVIIDLEDAVADDLKDAARAALVATPLDPERVIVRLNPAASGHLRADLDALSLTDYRTVMLAKCEGTADLVGLDALEVVPLCETARGILAAEALADLPNVSALMWGAEDLVASTGGSSSRHDDGRYRDLAVHARAHVLLAASAYGAAAIDTVHLDLADLDGLRGEAEDAAALGFAATACVHPDQVEIVRSAYEPSVEELAWAHDVLAEASGTDGVFAFRGRMVDGPVLRQAQAIIRRAPTIR
- a CDS encoding acyl-CoA dehydrogenase family protein, whose translation is MNYELNDEEQALYDRVKDFADQVVAPAAYEYDTKRRLPLEIIAQMGDLGLFGLPFPQDVGGQGKSYFQLCLAVEALGRVDQSIGVTLEAGVGLGVMPIYRNGTAAQREEFLPDLIAGRALAGFGLTEASAGSDAGATKTHAVLDGDEWVVNGSKQFITNSGTPITKLVTIVAVTGEEQRADGSVKKELSAIIVPNGTPGFEIGPDYDKVGWHTSDTHPLSFTEVRVPAANLLGERGRGYANFLQSLDEGRIAFAALATGAAQGCLEEAIRYANERVVFGANIGANQHIAFKIAKMQARVHQARLAWHDAARKMDAGKPFKLEASIAKMVSGEAAMDNARDATQIFGGYGFMNESPVARHYRDSKILEIGEGTTEVQLMIITRELGLAA
- a CDS encoding acetyl/propionyl/methylcrotonyl-CoA carboxylase subunit alpha; translated protein: MTQPPFDRVLVANRGEIAVRVIRTLRRLGIRAIAVYSDADADAPHIRLADEAIRLGPAPASESYLDPEKLVAAALATGAQAVHPGYGFLSEHVGFARACADAGMVFIGPGETALEVMGDKIRAKRHVAASGVPVVPGVDDADPAPPGGRLSDDALVEASRAVGFPAIVKPSAGGGGKGMQLAHDAAELAAAIPAARRIARAAFGDDSLLVERFIERPRHIEVQILADAHGHVVHLGERECSLQRRHQKVVEEAPSPFVDADTRERLGQAACAAAASVGYVGAGTVEFLVSDASPGEFFFIEMNTRLQVEHPVTELVTGLDLVEQQVRVAAGEPLAFGQADVALRGHAVEARVYAESPERGFLPSTGDVLAWRAPTGDGVRVDAGIATGSTVTAHYDPMLAKVIAWGSDRAEALDRLDAALADTVVLGVETNLAFLRRLLALPEVREGALTTELIDALPDEPLGPASPALRAAAAGALAAAAGRAEGEAGSREGAAHAWQRETGWRPGAHRAPRVRLEPVAGVAPGPVLVELPIGARNEASAGTEASARSETSIAPDGTVWAHTNGRTAAFRPVDRRTALDARLARERGGGGTGSADPVLRAPMPGTVTAVFVADGDPVETGDAILAIEAMKMEHRMTATVTGAAFVSVAVGDQVARDQAVARIEAGAAAPEDPHEGTDRTAAADPAQAARETRSIPR